In a genomic window of Erigeron canadensis isolate Cc75 chromosome 5, C_canadensis_v1, whole genome shotgun sequence:
- the LOC122601385 gene encoding U3 small nucleolar RNA-associated protein 25-like, with translation MARTRSSAGTSGGRGRGHGENEDSGQGRGIGRGTGRSGGRGRGNEQAGGRGIGRGVGRGAGRGGGRGSGRGRGRGGAENETTNEQAGMQPDPAMISMITQVVNTVLAQNAQNAQNAQNAQNAENEDAQYEDAQYDDAQYGDAGDDQNGEYYEDVDQGIRIGTVPRGPRSGVRTSTELVKLERDFLEHKMVGADHAGYTTCFNELSRLVPHLVEPENKGIEKYLRGLIP, from the exons ATGGCAAGAACAAGATCTAGTGCTGGAACTAGCGGCGGTCGTGGAAGAGGCCATGGTGAAAACGAAGACTCTGGTCAAGGTCGTGGTATTGGCCGAGGAACTGGACGGAGTGGAGGCCGTG GTCGTGGAAATGAACAAGCTGGAGGTCGAGGTATTGGTCGTGGCGTTGGTCGTGGTGCAGGCCGCGGTGGCGGCCGGGGTAGTGGTCGTGGACGCGGTCGTGGTGGagctgaaaatgaaactactaATGAGCAAGCTGGCATGCAACCAGACCCAGCCATGATTTCCATGATTacccaagtggttaatactGTACTTGCgcaaaatgctcaaaatgcacaaaatgctcaaaatgcgCAAAACGCAGAGAATGAAGATGCCCAGTATGAGGATGCTCAGTATGATGATGCTCAGTATGGGGACGCAGGGGATGATCAGAatggtgaatattatgaagacgtTGATCAAGGAATTCGTATTGGGACTGTGCCAAGGGGACCTAGAAGTGGTGTCAGGActt CAaccgaactggtgaagctagaacgagactttttggaacataagatggtTGGTGCTGATCATGCTGGATATACTACCTGTTTTAATGAACTGTCAAGGCTCGTTCCGCATTTGGTTGAAcctgagaacaaaggtatagagaagtatcttcgtGGGCTAATTCCTTAG
- the LOC122599499 gene encoding pentatricopeptide repeat-containing protein At5g09450, mitochondrial isoform X1, which produces MAAARSLFTGFIRNHKKTNGLVQRFTSSVVTKPEMGPEDDPDYSGGSDLRSRIFRLRLPKRSATNVIEKWVNEGNQITIHDLRQISKELRKEHRFKHALELSEWMVSRGEFELSDSDYAFRIDLMAKVFGIDAAERYFESLPLSAKTTETYTALLHCYAASKLTDKAEDLYERMKESNIPLSAMIYNELMTLYTSVGLAEKVSLVVEEMKKQNVSPDIYTYNLLISSCASALQIDDVRNILDEMAARELGPSESWARYVNLVKIYLTSGQLVDSKVNSVVEIEKGITQREWITYDFLIILHCALGNKDTLDRIWRSLKMTNQKMISRNYACILSAYLMLGHFNKVDEVISQWKTSATTDFDMSVCDRLTNAFEEVGMNEKASSFRVLLRDM; this is translated from the exons ATGGCGGCTGCTAGATCACTCTTCACCGGTTTTATCAG AAACCATAAGAAAACAAATGGGTTAGTACAAAGATTTACATCTTCAGTTGTTACGAAACCCGAAATGGGTCCGGAAGATGACCCGGATTATTCGGGTGGGAGTGATTTGAGGAGTAGGATTTTCAGGCTTAGATTACCCAAACGTAGTGCAACTAATGTGATTGAGAAATGGGTTAATGAAGGAAATCAGATTACGATACATGATCTTCGTCAGATTTCGAAAGAATTGAGGAAAGAACATCGGTTTAAACATGCTCTTGAG TTGTCCGAGTGGATGGTTTCACGTGGAGAGTTCGAATTATCTGACTCAGACTATGCATTCCGTATCGACTTAATGGCCAAAGTTTTTGGTATAGATGCTGCCGAACGCTATTTTGAAAGTCTACCTCTCAGTGCCAAAACAACTGAAACTTACACTGCTCTTCTTCATTGTTATGCCGCATCAAAATTAACAGATAAGGCAGAAGATCTCTATGAAAGGATGAAAGAGTCTAATATTCCATTGAGTGCAATGATATACAATGAGCTAATGACATTATATACGTCAGTTGGACTAGCGGAAAAGGTCTCTTTGGTTGTTGAAGAAATGAAAAAGCAGAATGTTTCTCCAGATATTTATACTTACAACCTGTTGATAAGTTCGTGTGCTTCAGCTTTACAGATTGATGACGTTAGAAACATTCTTGATGAAATGGCTGCTCGTGAGCTTGGCCCGAGTGAGAGTTGGGCAAGGTATGTGAATCTTGTAAAAATCTATCTTACATCAGGTCAACTAGTCGATTCAAAGGTTAACTCTGTTGTTGAAATTGAGAAGGGTATCACACAAAGAGAATGGATAACTTATGACTTTCTTATTATACTTCACTGTGCTTTGGGAAATAAGGATACACTTGATCGAATATGGAGATCCTTAAAAATGACTAACCAAAAAATGATCAGCAGAAACTATGCATGCATATTATCTGCATATTTGATGCTTGGCCATTtcaataaggttgatgaagtgATTAGTCAATGGAAGACATCTGCTACAACCGACTTTGACATGTCTGTATGTGATAGGCTTACAAATGCATTTGAAGAAGTTGGAATGAACGAAAAGGCTTCATCTTTCCGTGTGTTGCTCAGAGACATGTGA
- the LOC122601384 gene encoding uncharacterized protein LOC122601384, with product MTYADFGGPCRSKWKDLKHKVLGFCGIYNVEKSKMLSGQNDEDVFKAVVSLYMRKYNNKSGFPHVEAWQVLRNGPKWSKILTLEGICEESGSKRARTEGSNVNVHSSEEASVHIDLNEDQLEQEEEVGTTWMHQYMLLDPCRSAVNLKMVAELKCDNEDKKRAWDEKMQMQKAMMDSYMEAEEARKKREEEMTRMVQSQQRQNDMDFVIRPHDHLSGPMLEMVLAQKRALCEQYG from the exons ATGACCTATGCTGATTTTGGCGGACCGTGTCGGtcgaaatggaaggatttgaagcATAAGGTGTTGGGTTTTTGTGGTATCTACAATGTTGAGAAAAGTAAGATGTTGAGTGGCCAAAATGACGAGGATGTGTTTAAGGCGGTCGTGTCATTGTATATGCGGAAATACAATAACAAGTCCGGGTTTCCGCATGTAGAGGCGTGGCAAGTTTTGAGGAATGGGCCGAAATGGTCGAAGATTCTTACTTTGGAAGGGATTTGTGAGGAGTCGGGTAGCAAAAGGGCAAGAACAGAAGGGTCAAATGTCAATGTACATTCATCCGAGGAGGCATCGGTCCATATTGACTTGAATGAGGACCAGTTGGAGCAAGAAGAGGAGGTGGGAACGACATGGATGCACCAGTACATGCTGCTAGACCCGTGCCGCTCCGCCGTAAATCTAAAG ATGGTCGCGGAGTTGAAATGCGACAATGAGGATAAAAAACGAGCTTGGGATGAGAAGATGCAGATGCAAAAGGCGATGATGGATAGCTATATGGAGGCGGAGGAGGCTAGGAAGAAACGGGAGGAGGAGATGACACGGATGGTCCAAAGTCAGCAGCGACAGAATGATATGGACTTCGTGATCAGGCCACACGATCACCTCAGCGGACCGATGTTGGAGATGGTTTTGGCGCAGAAACGCGCCCTTTGTGAGCAGTACGGATGA
- the LOC122599499 gene encoding pentatricopeptide repeat-containing protein At5g09450, mitochondrial isoform X2, which translates to MAAARSLFTGFIRNHKKTNGLVQRFTSSVVTKPEMGPEDDPDYSGGSDLRSRIFRLRLPKRSATNVIEKWVNEGNQITIHDLRQISKELRKEHRFKHALELSEWMVSRGEFELSDSDYAFRIDLMAKVFDKAEDLYERMKESNIPLSAMIYNELMTLYTSVGLAEKVSLVVEEMKKQNVSPDIYTYNLLISSCASALQIDDVRNILDEMAARELGPSESWARYVNLVKIYLTSGQLVDSKVNSVVEIEKGITQREWITYDFLIILHCALGNKDTLDRIWRSLKMTNQKMISRNYACILSAYLMLGHFNKVDEVISQWKTSATTDFDMSVCDRLTNAFEEVGMNEKASSFRVLLRDM; encoded by the exons ATGGCGGCTGCTAGATCACTCTTCACCGGTTTTATCAG AAACCATAAGAAAACAAATGGGTTAGTACAAAGATTTACATCTTCAGTTGTTACGAAACCCGAAATGGGTCCGGAAGATGACCCGGATTATTCGGGTGGGAGTGATTTGAGGAGTAGGATTTTCAGGCTTAGATTACCCAAACGTAGTGCAACTAATGTGATTGAGAAATGGGTTAATGAAGGAAATCAGATTACGATACATGATCTTCGTCAGATTTCGAAAGAATTGAGGAAAGAACATCGGTTTAAACATGCTCTTGAG TTGTCCGAGTGGATGGTTTCACGTGGAGAGTTCGAATTATCTGACTCAGACTATGCATTCCGTATCGACTTAATGGCCAAAGTTTTTG ATAAGGCAGAAGATCTCTATGAAAGGATGAAAGAGTCTAATATTCCATTGAGTGCAATGATATACAATGAGCTAATGACATTATATACGTCAGTTGGACTAGCGGAAAAGGTCTCTTTGGTTGTTGAAGAAATGAAAAAGCAGAATGTTTCTCCAGATATTTATACTTACAACCTGTTGATAAGTTCGTGTGCTTCAGCTTTACAGATTGATGACGTTAGAAACATTCTTGATGAAATGGCTGCTCGTGAGCTTGGCCCGAGTGAGAGTTGGGCAAGGTATGTGAATCTTGTAAAAATCTATCTTACATCAGGTCAACTAGTCGATTCAAAGGTTAACTCTGTTGTTGAAATTGAGAAGGGTATCACACAAAGAGAATGGATAACTTATGACTTTCTTATTATACTTCACTGTGCTTTGGGAAATAAGGATACACTTGATCGAATATGGAGATCCTTAAAAATGACTAACCAAAAAATGATCAGCAGAAACTATGCATGCATATTATCTGCATATTTGATGCTTGGCCATTtcaataaggttgatgaagtgATTAGTCAATGGAAGACATCTGCTACAACCGACTTTGACATGTCTGTATGTGATAGGCTTACAAATGCATTTGAAGAAGTTGGAATGAACGAAAAGGCTTCATCTTTCCGTGTGTTGCTCAGAGACATGTGA
- the LOC122602015 gene encoding pelargonidin 3-O-(6-caffeoylglucoside) 5-O-(6-O-malonylglucoside) 4'''-malonyltransferase-like, with amino-acid sequence MQILNFKMDFINYKSKFVKPFTPTPANKRFYKISFTDELAPTIYVPLILYYSAPPKILNGGDLARNTYDHLEDSLSNTLSDFYPLAGRFIRKFSLIDCNDQGVLYVLGKTNIQLSDILCLENGSKPEMVNHFLPCEIGAADEVDNPMLCVKITTFECGGFAIGMCFSHRLSDMGTMCNFINNWAARSNGVYEHKIPSPIFDSMNYFPQRGLPELDLKVPRSSMGVKNVVRVLHFKGEAISAMRETLEYEDGSRRPSKVQLVVALLWKALVHMDQAENGQSKASFLIQPVGLRDKIVPQLPENSFGNFWGLATSQLGPGEGDKMGFQDLFKILRNSVKKTAKDCAKILQNGEKGYGVIIDPYLESNEKIVDNDVNFYLLTCWCKFTFYKANFGYGMPIWSSTGKLPVQNLVIMLDDQEGDGVEAWVHLDEKRMNKLEQDPDIKFYAI; translated from the coding sequence atgcaAATCCTAAACTTTAAAATGGACTTTATAAATTACAAGTCTAAGTTCGTGAAACCTTTTACACCAACACCCGCCAACAAGCGGTTCTACAAGATTTCTTTCACGGATGAGTTAGCCCCAACCATATACGTCCCTCTTATTCTCTACTATTCCGCGCCACCAAAAATCTTGAACGGTGGTGATCTAGCTCGAAACACTTATGACCATTTGGAGGATTCGTTATCGAATACCTTAAGTGATTTCTACCCATTGGCCGGGAGATTTATTCGTAAGTTTTCATTGATTGATTGTAATGATCAAGGTGTTTTATATGTCTTAGGCAAAACGAATATCCAGCTATCGGATATTCTATGCCTagaaaatgggtcaaaaccCGAAATGGTGAATCATTTTCTCCCTTGTGAGATTGGTGCAGCTGATGAAGTTGATAACCCAATGCTATGTGTGAAAATCACCACCTTTGAGTGTGGTGGTTTTGCTATTGGTATGTGTTTTTCCCATAGGCTTTCGGATATGGGTACTATGTGTAATTTTATCAATAATTGGGCTGCTAGAAGCAATGGTGTATATGAGCATAAAATACCCTCCCCTATTTTTGATTCTATGAATTATTTTCCACAAAGAGGTTTACCTGAACTTGACTTGAAAGTACCTAGGTCAAGTATGGGTGTAAAGAACGTGGTACGCGTTCTACACTTTAAAGGAGAGGCTATCTCGGCCATGAGAGAAACTCTTGAATACGAAGATGGGTCTCGTAGACCCTCAAAAGTTCAACTCGTTGTGGCGTTGCTATGGAAGGCCTTGGTTCACATGGATCAAGCCGAAAATGGCCAATCTAAGGCGTCTTTTCTAATCCAACCGGTTGGACTGAGGGATAAAATAGTCCCTCAGTTACCCGAAAACTCCTTTGGTAACTTTTGGGGTCTTGCAACTTCCCAACTCGGCCCTGGTGAGGGTGACAAAATGGGGTTTCAAGATTTGTTTAAGATTTTGCGTAACTCGGTTAAGAAAACAGCCAAGGATTGCGCTAAGATACTACAAAATGGCGAAAAAGGATACGGGGTTATAATTGATCCATATTTAGAGTCGAACGAAAAGATAGTAGATAATGATGTGAACTTCTACTTGCTCACTTGTTGGTGTAAGTTTACATTCTATAAAGCCAATTTTGGTTATGGTATGCCGATTTGGTCTAGCACTGGAAAGTTACCTGTCCAGAATTTGGTGATCATGTTGGATGATCAAGAGGGTGACGGTGTAGAAGCATGGGTTCATTTAGATGAAAAGCGGATGAATAAACTAGAACAAGATCCTGATATCAAGTTTTATGCAATTTAG